GAAGTGGCTTTTCTTGCGCTCGTCAATGAACTGCCTAAACGCTTGGTTGTAAATCGGGTACTTGTGGTCGTTCATCATCGCATCGGCGATGTAGAAAAAGTCCTTGTCTGCCTGCTTGCTCCAGTCGAATGTCTGGAGCGAGACAACAAGCTTGTCAGCGATGGCATCAAGGCATTCAATCAAAACCGGATTGAACACGCCGCATTCGTTGTTGTGGATCATCTCGAGCGCTTTTTCGTGAGTGAATGCATGCTTGTAGCAACGTTCGCTCGTGAGCGCGTCGTAAACGTCTGCGATAGAAACAATCTGTGCCGCTATGGGGATTTCGTCGCCCTTGAGTCCATCCGGATAACCCCTGCCGTCCCAGCGTTCATGATGCCAACGGCAAATCTCGTAGGCGTATTTCATCAGGGGCTCGTCGTTACCGACCGGCACTGCATTCAGCATCTGGGCGCAATTGATTGTGTGCCCTTTCATGATGTTGAATTCTTCTGGCGTGAGCTTGCCTGGCTTGTTCAGGATTTCATCGGGGATTGTGATTTTCCCGATGTCGTGCATGGACGATGCCGTACAGATAATGCCGATGTCGTTTCTGTTGATCTGGTATTTTTTTGTGCGGTGCAGGAGCTCTCGCAAAAGCATTTCTGTGATGGTGTTGATGTGCAGCACGTGCATTCCGCTTTCTCCATTGCGGAATTCCACGATATGGCTCAGCATGGTCACCATCATGCTGTTGTTGCGCGTCTTTTCGTAAATCTGGTTTAAAACGAGGTCGGAGAGACTTTTTTGCTTTTTGTACAGGCGGATGGTGTTGTTCACGCGATTTTTGAGAACCATCTCGTCAAAAGGTCGTGCAATAAAGTCCGTGACTCCGAGCATGTAGGCGCCTTCGATCAGGGCGTGTGCGTTTTCTGCTGAAATCATGATGACCGGTATTTCATTGATCCAACCGTTTTTGTTCATGATAGCGAGCACTTCCAGGCCGTCTTTTTCGGGCATGACCATGTCGAGTAGCACGAGCGAAATTTCAGAGGTCTTTTCCCTGAGTAAAAGCAAAGCTTCGTTGCCGTTTTCCGCTTCGATAATATTGTATTTGTCGCTGAGTATGTCCGATAACAGGGCTCTATTTAAAGCCACATCGTCAACAATCAGTATAAGAGGTCGCTTTTCAACCATACCACACATTCCTTTAGCTCCCAAATACAATACATTTTAAATGTATATAATTTTAAAAACGGAACGTAAGAAAATTATAACTTCTTTGGGGTTGTTGCTCATAATCACTGTTTTTGAGGTTTTATTAGACCAAATTGTAGTATTCAAAATTAATCGGTATTGCAATATATATAAAAATTGTATATATATTGTAATATAAATGTAATAAGCTTAGGCGGGCTAATGTTTATGCGTGCGAAAAAACTGATTTTTTTGTTTGCCCTGCTGCTGGTTAGTTATGCATGCGCCTCTCCACGATCTGTAAAAGTGGGGTTTTTCGCTAATTCTGGCTATCACGAAATCTTGTCGAATGGCCAAAAAAGTGGTTACGGTTATGAATTGCTTTCCGAAATATCCCGGTTTGCAGACTTGAATTACGAGTTTGTCGGCTACGACAAAAACTGGGATGATATGTTGGAGATGCTCCGGAACGGTGAAATTGATCTAGTCTCGTCGGCGCAGAAAAAAATTAAGGATGGAACTCCTTTTGACTATTCGTTGCCGGTGGGACCGGACTCCAATTATATCGTCGTCCGCAAGTCCGATAAGGTACTGCTCGATGAAATCAATTATGGCATCCGCCAAATGGATATGGTGGATCCGAACTGGAAAAATAGGCTTTACCTCAAATATTATGGCTCTGAAAATTTGGCGTATTCAGTTTTTAACGAGCGTGAACGTGTTTACTTGAAGGATTTTCTTCGCCAAAATAGAACGCTCAAGGTGACCGTACAAAATGCCAAGGCTCCGTATGCTTACATAGAAAACGGGGTCGCCAAGGGAATCCTTTTAGATATTTTTGCTGAAATTGCGCGTCCGCATGACCTGAAATATGAATTTGTGGTACCGGCGGCAAACGATACGGACAATGTGACGAAAATAAAAAAATGGCATATTGTCCTTGATGGTCATTATGGCATGGCCGGTGGCGATGACGGCTGGGTGTTTACTCCGTTGTACTTGCGGGACCTAGTGCTCGACGGTTACGATAGTTTGCTTTACGGGATGCGTATCGCTGTGCCGCGTGATGCTCCACGTGAAGTTGCGTCTATCCTGACAAAGGGCGTTTTGATGCTTTCGCCAAAGAGCATGCGTGAATATGTAGTCAAGTATGCGGGGTTCCGTATGCCGAATTATTCCGGAGAGCTTTTGCGAATTCACTCTCATGCTGCTGCCGTGTTTGGTGCCGTTTTGGGAATTCTTGGGCTAGCCCTGATTGCCTCTCTCGTCTGGATTGCGGTCAGGCGCAAACTGAAAAATCGTCAAGAAGTGCTGGATTCCAGGTTGCGCGATGCCGAAGCCTTTGCGGCAGAAGCTAAAGAGGCGAAGTCGAAGTTCTTGCTCAACATGAGCCATGATATTCGTACGCCGATGAACGCCATTATCGGCTATTCGGAACGAGCCGAACGCCATCTCGAAAACAAGACGGATGTCTTGGATGCATTGAAAAAGATCCGTATTTCGGGCGGATATTTGCTCCAGCTGATTGAAGAAGTTCTGGATATGGCAAAAATTGAGTCTGGACGGGTTTTGCTGAAAGAACGCATGATGAACATTACCTCTTGCATGACTGAATTTTGCGAGGGCTGCATGCCCATGATGAATCATAAGAATATTTCATTTATTTGGGATTTCTCGGTCATCAAGAATAAATTTGTAATAGCGAATGTCAGTAGCTTGCGCCAGATTCTATATAACATTATTTCGAATGCCCAAAAGTTTACGCCTTATGGCGGACGCGTTGTTTTTACGATTGAGGAATTGCCTTGCCGAGTCGATGGCTATGCTGTATATGATTTTGAAATAAGCGATAATGGCCTTGGCATGTCCAAGGAGTTTTTGGACCACATCTATGATGAATTCTCTCGCGAGCAGTCTTCGACGCAGAGCGGTGTGCAAGGGACTGGCCTTGGCATGTCTATTGTCAAGCACCTTGTCGATATGATGGGCGCTGAAATTTCCATCCAGAGCGAGGTTGGGCTTGGCACTACTGTACGTGTGCGGACCCAGTTCAAGATTGCGACCGAAAGCGATGTTTCCATTGACGGCTGCGAACACAATTCTGTTGAAGTTGGGGATTTCCTGAAAGGTAAGCGCGTCTTGCTTGTTGAAGATAATGAATTTAATAGGGAAGTCGCCCTGGATTTCTTGCAGGATGCGCAGATGACGGTCGAAATTGCCGAAAATGGTTTGGAAGCTGTGGCAAAAGTCAAGGAACACGCCCCTGATTATTATGACTGTATCCTGATGGATATTCAAATGCCTGTCATGGATGGCTATGAGGCGACTCGGGCAATTCGCCAAGCTTTCCCGCAGGCGAAAATTCCGATTATTGCGGTGTCGGCAAATGCGTTTGAAGAAGATCGGCAAAAGTCGTTGGCCGCGGGAATGGATGATCATTTGGCAAAGCCGATCGTTGTTGCGAAAGTCTTTGAATCAATGTATTCTTTAATGCAAAGAAAAATTAACGAAAAATAGTAGTTTAGGAACATTTTAAGAACACTTTTGATGTGATTTACCGCATTATGTCAATCCTTTTACAAAAGAAGGGTTGATTTTTTATATGCTATCAAACTATCTTTTAACTTGGATGGGTGAAATCTTTTTTTTAAAAGGAATTCATATGAAGAATTTGGCAAAAGTTATGTTTGGCGTTGCTGCAGCTGCTGCAGTGACGGCTTCTGCTGCAGGACAGTTCCCGTTCCCGCAGAACATGAAGTACCCGCACGGTCATATCATTGAATATGCCGATACGGACATGATCAAGGAACATTATAAGCTGTGGAAACAGGCTTGGTACCAGGCTAGCAATGGTTGGGTGCTCGCTCCGGAAGGAACTTGCTCTACTGTTTCCGAAGCTATTGCATATGGTATGTTGATTTCCGTCTACATGGACGATCAGGATGTTTTCAAGAATCTTTATAAGACTTGGACTGGCAACAGCGCTGGTGCCAATGGCGGTATGAACTGGCGTATCGGTTGCAGCGGCGGTACTGGTACTGCATCTGACGCTGACTTCGACGCTGCTCTTGCTCTCGTGATGGCATCCAAGCAGTGGAATGACGCTTCTTACCTCACAGCAGGTAAGTCCCTCATTTCTTGGATTGCTTCCAACGATATCGCAAGCAACAAGATTAAGCCGGGTAACCAGTGGAATGACGGTTTCAACCCGAGCTATGCAACGACTGCTAACTTCCAGCTCTTCCAGGATGTTGCTGGCGGTTCTTGGTCTAGCGTCATCTCCCAGGCTTACACTGACTTGAACGGTTGCCAGGATTCTAAGACTGGTCTCGTTCCGGACTGGTGCGACTGGAATTCTCACAAGCCGATTTTGACGTCTGCTGCCGTTTCTAACGATATCGGTTTCTACGATGACGCTGCCCGTACTCCGTGGCGTATGGCTATGGCTTATTACTGGTACGGTGATACCAAGGCTCAGGCTTTCAACAAGAAAGTTGTGGAATGGCTCATCCCGGAAACCCGCACTGCTAGTGGTGTAAATTCGGGCTATAAGTACGATGGCGGTCAGTACTATGCTGATGAAAGCGATATTCGCAACTTTGTTTCTTCTACGTTCTCTGGTGGTCTTGGCCTCGCTACTTCTTCTATCGAAAGTGCTGAAGCAAAGACTTATCTCGGTACCGTTTACAAGGTTCTCAAGGAAAAGAAGAGCTGCTCTACCGCTCAGGGTTGCGGTGAAGGCTCTGTCGCCGGTGAAAAGTACTATCCGGCAACTTTGAACATGATTTACCTCCTCCTCGTGACGGGTAACATGCCTAACCTCTACAATACCACTGGTTTCACTCCGTTCACTCCGGATCCGAGCAAGGCTCCGTCCATCAAGGAAGGCGACGGTGAACACATGGCATTCGGTGATACGACTGTGGGCGTTTCTGGTCTCTGGAACTGGGGTGCATACCACGACAAGCTCGGTATCGGAACCAAGATGGTCCCGGATTCTGGCGATTCTCCGCTTTACAGATTGGATGACGGCACTGTCATTGCTCGTGCTTCTATGGAAATTGGTCCGGAACCGGAATGGACTGCGGAAGCTGCCGCTGCTGGTACCCTCAAGTATCCGTCTGCTGGTATCGCCGTTTCCTTCAAGAAGGATGATTGCAAGAAGGACAAGAGCTGCGGTGTGGACTTCTCTGCTCTCGGCATTAAGTACATCCGCGTGACGGCTAAGTCTACTGGCCCGATCCGCATGGCAATCCTCAATACCATCACGGATGAAAACGAAGAAAAGAAGGTCGAAAATGCTGGTGCTGGTTCTGAACCGGGCGTTTATGTCGACAATTCTGAAGACTACAAGGAAGTGCTCTACGATATGACCCCGAGCGACTACGGCTTCAAGGGTGCTGGTGCTGGCCTCGAAATCGATATCCTCGACTGGGTTAGCAGAAACAATGCTCCGGAAGGTGTTGAAATCATCAAGAAGATCAAGGGTCTCAAGTGGGAAGTCAAGGATGCTAAGGGTGGCCTCGGTGAAATCTCCATCAAGGCTATCGAATTCCTCGATGCAAGCAAGACTGCTATTGACCCGGTCAAGCTCACTGGCGTGGAAATCAAGCCGGTCAGCCTCTACAAGGTCTCCATGATGCCGACCTTCAGCGTCCGCGCAAACGGCATGCAGGTCGAAATCAACGGTGCTAAGGCTGGTAGCGTGTTCGCTGTCTACAACATGCAGGGCAAGGCAATTGCCGGTGGCATGCTCATGAGCAGCAACATGACGGTCCGCGTCTCGACCACGGGTTCTTACATCGTTCGCGTTGGTTCCGAAATGAACCGCGTCAACGTCAAGTAATTCAACTTTGAATTCCTAAAAAGCGAAAAGCCGAGGCGAATGCCTCGGCTTTTTGCTTTGTCATCCCGGCCTGTCATCCTGGAGCCTGCCCTGAGCGCAGTCGAAGGGTGCCGGGGGCGTCTTACACAATTCTTTTCACATTGTCATTCCGGCCTGTCATCCTGAGGGCTTAAGCCCGAAGGATCCAGTTATTTCTTGTATTTTCGTTAGGTCAAGAAGGCTATCGATGAACTTTTTTGATTAAAGGCGTTTGACCGGCCGCTTCGGCGCGGATGATATATGTGCCTTTTGGAAATTTCGCTGGCACTTCAAAGCTACTGACGTTCCCAAGATCATTCCCGTTCAGGTCAAAAAGCGTGTACTTTGTGTAGTTTGGGGCCGTTGCAAGTGCGCGTGTCGCTGAACCCGGAATTGACGTTACCGAATCGGGATTCTCGCCAGGTTTTGGCTTTCGAACTTTGAGGCTCTTTTCCGTGAATTCGATAACATAGCTGCCGTCGCTTTCGCGCTTGATAGCTTTACCGCCCTGTTCTACGATTGCATTTTCACTAACGCTTTTGGTGTCGATGTTCACGCGGAGCGGGATGCTTGCGGGCATGTGCTCATTTGGAATGGCCCATTCTACCGTAAAGCCGTCGTCTGTTGAAGTCTCTTTTGCGGCATCGACGATAAAGTGGGCGCGGTAGTAGGCGCCTACGGTGCCGAACGGGGCTACCCAAAGATTGTTTTCGATGGCGTGTTTGAATTGCTTTTCGATATCCGCGGGGTCGATGGCGTAATCGTCGCCTTGGTCGTCCGTGACGCCATGGTTCAAGACGACGAGCCAGGAACCGCCTTTCACTTGAACATCCCACGGATTCGCCCCTTCGAAGTTACCGATGAAGGCCGCCGTGTCAAGCGACGATAGCATTTCTTCTACCGTGGCGCCTGAACGCGTCCAGATTTTGGCCTTGAGGCTTAACCAGTCCGGTTCCACGTCCCATTCATTACGACCGTGCCAACCGCAGTCGCGGTTGATGAAGTGTCGCGAGTTGATGATGTCTTTAACTTTGGCGTTGTTTTCGCAGAACGGAGTGGCGAATGAAATCACGTGTATTTTGGCTCCGTTCTCTGCGAGTGTCTTTTCGATGTCTTCGGCGAACTGGACGATTTCTTTTTCCAATTCGCTGTTGTCGCTAATCGAAGTCAAATGTCCGTGCGATTCGGTGTGGTTGCCTATTTCATGGCCGTTGTTTGCGAGTGCCGCAAAACCGTCGGCCTTTTGCCTATAGCCGCTTCCCATGCTAGTGAGGAAAAACGTGACATGCACATCGGGCAGCTTGTCTAGCACAGGCTTTAGATTTTCAATTTGGTTTTCGAGGGCGTCATCGAAAGTGAAGCTTACGGCACCGACATGGCCGTTCCAGGGAATGGTTTTGATGGGGTTTGCCATGGTAATGCCTGCGAGTCCGAATGCGAGTCCAGAAGTAAGTGCTAATGTTTTGTAATTCATAATCCTAGTCCAACAACAATTAAAATACCCAATAAAAATCAAAATAGTTATATAAGGAAAGGTCCCGGAAAATCCGAGACCTTCGATGGGCTGATTTATAGCAAATCTTGTGATTACATGGCTTCGAGCTTCTTGCCCTTGGTTTCGTTCACCAACTTGGCGACGAACACAAAGCTTATTGCTGCGAAAGTCGTGTAAATCAAGTAGGTCGGGCCAATGCCGATGCCGTCCTTGCCGACGAGAACCGGGAAAGACCAGCTGACCAAGAAGTTTGCACCCCACTGGGCAAGGCCGCATATTGCGATAGCCACGGCACGAATGCGGTTGTTGAACATTTCGCCGAGCATCACCCACATCACCGGACCCCATGTAGCGGCAAAGAATGCCACGTAGAAGTTTGCTGCGAGGAGGGCGAAAATACCGCTATTGCCAACGAGGTTGCCGCTTGCGTCGGAACCGAAGATGAAGCAGCACGCGAGAATGCCAAGCGTTAGCGTCATGCCTGCAGAACCGATGAGCAAGAGCGGCTTACGACCAATCTTATCGATGAGGAGAATAGCAGCGATAGTCATGGTCAAGTTAATAGCACTGGAAATCACGCTCGTAAGGAAGGCGTCGCTTTCACCGAAACCGA
This genomic stretch from Fibrobacter sp. UWB16 harbors:
- a CDS encoding HD-GYP domain-containing protein, with translation MVEKRPLILIVDDVALNRALLSDILSDKYNIIEAENGNEALLLLREKTSEISLVLLDMVMPEKDGLEVLAIMNKNGWINEIPVIMISAENAHALIEGAYMLGVTDFIARPFDEMVLKNRVNNTIRLYKKQKSLSDLVLNQIYEKTRNNSMMVTMLSHIVEFRNGESGMHVLHINTITEMLLRELLHRTKKYQINRNDIGIICTASSMHDIGKITIPDEILNKPGKLTPEEFNIMKGHTINCAQMLNAVPVGNDEPLMKYAYEICRWHHERWDGRGYPDGLKGDEIPIAAQIVSIADVYDALTSERCYKHAFTHEKALEMIHNNECGVFNPVLIECLDAIADKLVVSLQTFDWSKQADKDFFYIADAMMNDHKYPIYNQAFRQFIDERKKSHFYESMINGILFEYTYSPSVIKLSPKASQLLGLPKTIVDEDGNIGSLAHDATADENLLKIRKILHRKTAPKDKPVLIKQTFNIDGKSTPCTVRLLQIWNQSTKENPVLESAYGHIDILH
- a CDS encoding response regulator, which codes for MGFFANSGYHEILSNGQKSGYGYELLSEISRFADLNYEFVGYDKNWDDMLEMLRNGEIDLVSSAQKKIKDGTPFDYSLPVGPDSNYIVVRKSDKVLLDEINYGIRQMDMVDPNWKNRLYLKYYGSENLAYSVFNERERVYLKDFLRQNRTLKVTVQNAKAPYAYIENGVAKGILLDIFAEIARPHDLKYEFVVPAANDTDNVTKIKKWHIVLDGHYGMAGGDDGWVFTPLYLRDLVLDGYDSLLYGMRIAVPRDAPREVASILTKGVLMLSPKSMREYVVKYAGFRMPNYSGELLRIHSHAAAVFGAVLGILGLALIASLVWIAVRRKLKNRQEVLDSRLRDAEAFAAEAKEAKSKFLLNMSHDIRTPMNAIIGYSERAERHLENKTDVLDALKKIRISGGYLLQLIEEVLDMAKIESGRVLLKERMMNITSCMTEFCEGCMPMMNHKNISFIWDFSVIKNKFVIANVSSLRQILYNIISNAQKFTPYGGRVVFTIEELPCRVDGYAVYDFEISDNGLGMSKEFLDHIYDEFSREQSSTQSGVQGTGLGMSIVKHLVDMMGAEISIQSEVGLGTTVRVRTQFKIATESDVSIDGCEHNSVEVGDFLKGKRVLLVEDNEFNREVALDFLQDAQMTVEIAENGLEAVAKVKEHAPDYYDCILMDIQMPVMDGYEATRAIRQAFPQAKIPIIAVSANAFEEDRQKSLAAGMDDHLAKPIVVAKVFESMYSLMQRKINEK
- a CDS encoding glycosyl hydrolase family 8, which translates into the protein MKNLAKVMFGVAAAAAVTASAAGQFPFPQNMKYPHGHIIEYADTDMIKEHYKLWKQAWYQASNGWVLAPEGTCSTVSEAIAYGMLISVYMDDQDVFKNLYKTWTGNSAGANGGMNWRIGCSGGTGTASDADFDAALALVMASKQWNDASYLTAGKSLISWIASNDIASNKIKPGNQWNDGFNPSYATTANFQLFQDVAGGSWSSVISQAYTDLNGCQDSKTGLVPDWCDWNSHKPILTSAAVSNDIGFYDDAARTPWRMAMAYYWYGDTKAQAFNKKVVEWLIPETRTASGVNSGYKYDGGQYYADESDIRNFVSSTFSGGLGLATSSIESAEAKTYLGTVYKVLKEKKSCSTAQGCGEGSVAGEKYYPATLNMIYLLLVTGNMPNLYNTTGFTPFTPDPSKAPSIKEGDGEHMAFGDTTVGVSGLWNWGAYHDKLGIGTKMVPDSGDSPLYRLDDGTVIARASMEIGPEPEWTAEAAAAGTLKYPSAGIAVSFKKDDCKKDKSCGVDFSALGIKYIRVTAKSTGPIRMAILNTITDENEEKKVENAGAGSEPGVYVDNSEDYKEVLYDMTPSDYGFKGAGAGLEIDILDWVSRNNAPEGVEIIKKIKGLKWEVKDAKGGLGEISIKAIEFLDASKTAIDPVKLTGVEIKPVSLYKVSMMPTFSVRANGMQVEINGAKAGSVFAVYNMQGKAIAGGMLMSSNMTVRVSTTGSYIVRVGSEMNRVNVK
- a CDS encoding polysaccharide deacetylase family protein, yielding MNYKTLALTSGLAFGLAGITMANPIKTIPWNGHVGAVSFTFDDALENQIENLKPVLDKLPDVHVTFFLTSMGSGYRQKADGFAALANNGHEIGNHTESHGHLTSISDNSELEKEIVQFAEDIEKTLAENGAKIHVISFATPFCENNAKVKDIINSRHFINRDCGWHGRNEWDVEPDWLSLKAKIWTRSGATVEEMLSSLDTAAFIGNFEGANPWDVQVKGGSWLVVLNHGVTDDQGDDYAIDPADIEKQFKHAIENNLWVAPFGTVGAYYRAHFIVDAAKETSTDDGFTVEWAIPNEHMPASIPLRVNIDTKSVSENAIVEQGGKAIKRESDGSYVIEFTEKSLKVRKPKPGENPDSVTSIPGSATRALATAPNYTKYTLFDLNGNDLGNVSSFEVPAKFPKGTYIIRAEAAGQTPLIKKVHR